TTTAGGCTTGCGCTCGTTTAGAGCTGCCTTTTACCTTCCTTCAGCCCTGCGGTTCTGTCGGGCTAATTGACGCCGTTCTTTTCGGCCTGGGTTTTTCTTCAAGCTAGTCACCTGCCTCTCTAGTACCGATACTTGCTGTAAACTGCCTTACTAACCGATAAACCTAAACCGAAATTTTGATTAACGTTCATAAGATTAACAGTGTCATCTAAAATCTGCTGGCGCTGGATTAGCATATCCGGAGACATATCACCCTTCTTAAGCATCTTCGGATACCCATGGATGGATGATACTGCCTTATTAGCGATAGTGTTGGCCTTAATAAAATCCACCCTTACTGGTTTTACTAAACCGGCCTTTAGGCGACTCATGGCTTCCCGCTGGTGCTCTTTGTCCAGCATCCTGAATATCTGGAATCCTTCTAAGCCGGATGCTTGGCGTAGGGTTTTAATGACTGTGAAGATCCAGTCCTCAAATTGCTCTGCTTCCTTTTTCCTGGAACGTGTGATAACCTTGTAAATTCCGGTTTCTGAGATGATGGATACTTCTTGCTGTCCGCCAAGGGTACTCATTAAGTGAGTATCCTTTTGACTAGGCTTAAGCTTACGTAACATACTGTCAATTCGTCTGTACTCCAGGGCTTTGGCAATATCAGCCGCTACAGCCCACCAGTCACCGGGTTCTTTTTCAACAAAACGGATTTTGTGCCCGTTCCAAATCTCGGTTTTTACGTTCATGCGTACTCCTTTCTGTTAAACTCGGTATAACCTTGATAGGTATTGCATAACATAGGGTAGACAGG
This genomic interval from Desulforamulus reducens MI-1 contains the following:
- a CDS encoding phage repressor protein, translating into MNVKTEIWNGHKIRFVEKEPGDWWAVAADIAKALEYRRIDSMLRKLKPSQKDTHLMSTLGGQQEVSIISETGIYKVITRSRKKEAEQFEDWIFTVIKTLRQASGLEGFQIFRMLDKEHQREAMSRLKAGLVKPVRVDFIKANTIANKAVSSIHGYPKMLKKGDMSPDMLIQRQQILDDTVNLMNVNQNFGLGLSVSKAVYSKYRY